In the genome of Polaromonas vacuolata, the window CTGCTCAGCCATCCAGACCTGCAAGGCCTCATCACGAGATGCGCCACAGGCCGTCATAGCCAGCAAAATCAGGCCCGCAGCGACGGTAAATAGAGGTCTAGACAGGCTCATTTTTTATCTCCTGGACCTGCATTTTTACGCTGCTGAATAATTTCTTCTTGGTCGAGATAGCGATAGGTTTTAGCCGTGGCGTCCATGGTCAAACTTCCATCTTGACCTGGCAATAGATTCAAACTATTGAGTGTGACAATGCGCGATAAGTTGGCGATATCAGAAGCAAACGCGCCCAAATCATGGTAGCGGCCAGTAACGCGTAATGCGATAGGCAGCTCTGCGTAATATTCTTTTACGCTGACCTGACCGGGCCTAAACAGCTCGAACTGCAAACTTCTGCCTAATCCGGCCTGATTGATATCGGACAGCAAGGCATCCATTTCCGCCTTACTAGGCAACTGCTTTTCCAACTGAATCACATACTGCTTTACCTGTTCGCGTTGTTTTTTCAGCGCCTCAAGATTGGCCGCTTTACCCAGTTTCTTTTTAAAGTCCTCGCGCAAGACTGATTCCCTGGTACTTTCTTGAGTTAACTCATCCGCAGCATCGCTGAGCCAAAAAAACCATAATCCAGTGACGACTAAAACCATCAGAGCCAGACACAGCAAATAGCGCGGAAAAGCCGGCCAAGCAGCGGGATTAGTTGAATCTAGCCCGCGAAACTGGCCTAAGAGCGCGCCTTGCAGGCTCGCAAAATCTATAGTTAGTTTGTTATTTTTTACCATGCTCAGTTCTGATTTAAGGCTTTGTAGTCGCAGCGCCAGTCTGTGCAGCGGGAGCACCCGCATTAACCGGTGCAGTGGTTTGGTCACTGGATTTTTTCAAAGCGACCCGCATGGAGAAATTCGAAACTCGACGTTGCTCACGCGCATTCAAACTTATCGAAGAAGAAGTAATTTCTATCAACTCTGGTCGCGTCAACCAAAGGCTGTTGTTAGCCAAATTGCGGAGTAACTCTGAGACCCGCTCGTTGGACTGCGCTACGCCAGTC includes:
- a CDS encoding type 4a pilus biogenesis protein PilO gives rise to the protein MVKNNKLTIDFASLQGALLGQFRGLDSTNPAAWPAFPRYLLCLALMVLVVTGLWFFWLSDAADELTQESTRESVLREDFKKKLGKAANLEALKKQREQVKQYVIQLEKQLPSKAEMDALLSDINQAGLGRSLQFELFRPGQVSVKEYYAELPIALRVTGRYHDLGAFASDIANLSRIVTLNSLNLLPGQDGSLTMDATAKTYRYLDQEEIIQQRKNAGPGDKK